One segment of Falco rusticolus isolate bFalRus1 chromosome 3, bFalRus1.pri, whole genome shotgun sequence DNA contains the following:
- the MFN2 gene encoding mitofusin-2 produces the protein MSLLFTRSKSIVAVKKDKRHMAEVNASPLKHFVTAKKKINGIFEQLAAYINESSSFLEETHKNIELDPVTTEEQVLEVKGYLSKVSGISEVLARRHMKVAFFGRTSNGKSTVINAMLWDKVLPSGIGHTTNCFLRVEGTDGHEAFLLTEGSEEKKSVKTVNQLAHALHQDELLNAGSLVSVMWPNSKCPLLKDDLVLMDSPGIDVTTELDSWIDKFCLDADVFVLVANSESTLMQTEKQFFHKVNERLSRPNIFILNNRWDASASEPEYMEEVRRQHMERCTSFLVDELGVVDRAQAGDRIFFVSAKEVLNARIQRAQGMPEGGGALADGFQVRMFEFQNFERRFEECISQSAVKTKFEQHTVRAKQIAEDVRLIMDSVHIAAQEQRVYCLEMREERQERLGFIDKQLELLTQDYKRKIKQITEEVERQVSNAMAEEIRRLSVLVDEYQADFHPSQVVLKVYKSELHKHIEEGLGRNMSDRCSNAITASLQTMQQEMIDGLKPLLPVSLRGQIDMLIPRQCFTLSYDLNCDKLCADFQEDIEFHFSLGWTMLVNRFLGPKNGRRALMGYNDQVQRPLTPANPSLPPLPQGSMTQEELMVSMVTGLASLTSRTSMGIIVVGGVVWKAVGWRLIALSFGLYGLLYVYERLTWTTKAKERAFKRQFVEYAGEKLQLIVSYTGSNCSHQVQQELAGTFAHLCQQVDVTRENLEQEVSALNKKIEVLDSLQSKAKLLRNKAGWLDSELNMFTHQYLQQSR, from the exons ATGTCCCTGTTGTTTACTCGTTCCAAGTCAATAGTTGCAGTGAAGAAGGATAAAAGACACATGGCTGAGGTAAATGCTTCTCCACTTAAACATTTTGTcactgcaaagaagaaaatcaatgGTATCTTTGAACAGTTGGCTGCATACATCAATGAGAGCTCCTCATTCCTGGAAG aaACACACAAGAATATAGAGCTTGATCCTGTCACCACAGAAGAGCAGGTACTGGAAGTCAAAGGCTACCTGTCAAAAGTCAGTGGCATTAGTGAAGTGCTGGCAAGACGACACAtgaaagttgctttttttggAAG GACAAGCAATGGGAAAAGCACTGTGATAAATGCCATGCTGTGGGACAAAGTCCTTCCCTCAGGAATTGGACACACCACTAATTGTTTCCTGCGTGTAGAAGGGACAGATGGACATGAAGCTTTCCTGCTTACTGAAGgctcagaggaaaagaagagtgTTAAG ACAGTAAACCAGCTGGCTCACGCCCTTCATCAAGATGAACTTCTGAATGCTGGCAGCCTAGTCAGCGTAATGTGGCCCAATTCCAAATGTCCTCTCTTAAAGGATGACCTGGTGCTGATGGACAG CCCTGGAATTGATGTAACCACAGAGCTGGACAGTTGGATTGACAAATTCTGTCTAGATGCTGACGTATTTGTCctggtggcaaattctgaatCAACATTGATGCAAACT GAGAAACAGTTCTTTCACAAGGTGAATGAACGTTTGTCTCGACccaatatatttattttaaataaccgCTGGGATGCATCTGCCTCTGAACCAGAATACATGGAAGAG GTGCGTCGACAGCACATGGAGCGGTGCACCAGTTTCCTGGTAGATGAGCTGGGTGTGGTGGATCGAGCCCAGGCAGGGGATCGAATTTTCTTTGTGTCAGCAAAAGAAGTGCTGAATGCCAGGATTCAGAGGGCTCAAGGGATGCCAGAAGGAG GTGGAGCGTTGGCAGATGGTTTTCAAGTAAGAATGTTTGAGTTTCAGAACTTTGAGAGAAGGTTTGAG GAATGTATCTCACAGTcagcagtaaaaacaaaatttgagCAGCATACAGTGAGAGCAAAGCAGATTGCAGAAGATGTTCGTCTCATCATGGATTCTGTGCATATTGCTGCTCAGGAACAGCG AGTTTACTGTCTGGAAATGCGAGAGGAGCGACAGGAGCGTTTAGGATTTATTGACAAACAGCTGGAGCTCCTTACTCAAGACTACAAGcggaaaataaaacagatcaCAGAAGAAGTGGAGAGGCAG GTGTCAAATGCAATGGCAGAAGAAATCAGACGGCTTTCAGTGTTGGTAGATGAATACCAAGCAGACTTCCATCCATCTCAAGTCGTTCTTAAAGTTTACAAGAGT GAGCTGCATAAACACATTGAGGAGGGCCTGGGCCGTAACATGTCAGATCGTTGCTCCAATGCAATCACAGCTTCCCTGCAGACAATGCAGCAAGAAATGATAG atGGTTTAAAACCCCTTCTCCCAGTCTCTTTGCGGGGCCAGATAGACATGTTAATTCCCCGACAGTGCTTCACGCTCAGCTATGATCTGAACTGTGACAAGCTTTGCGCTGACTTCCAAGAGGACATAGAGTTCCATTTCTCTCTTGGATGGACGATGCTGGTGAACAGGTTTTTGGGACCAAAGAATGGTCGTCGGGCCTTGATGGGCTATAACGACCAG GTTCAACGCCCTTTAACACCAGCAAATCCCAGTTTGCCTCCTTTGCCTCAGGGCTCTATGACCCAGGAGGAGCTCATGGTGTCGATGGTAACTGGCCTGGCCTCATTAACTTCCCGAACTTCCATGGGGATCATCGTGGTTGGTGGTGTG GTCTGGAAGGCTGTGGGTTGGAGACTGATTGCTCTCTCTTTTGGCCTTTATGGGCTCCTTTATGTGTATGAACGCCTCACCTGGACCACGAAAGCGAAAGAGAGAGCTTTCAAACGGCAGTTTGTAGAGTATGCTGGTGAGAAATTGCAGCTCATCGTCAGTTACACAGGTTCTAATTGCAGCCACCAAGTCCAACA AGAGCTTGCTGGAACATTCGCTCATTTGTGTCAGCAAGTGGATGTTACACGGGAGAATCTTGAGCAGGAAGTTTCTGCCTTGAATAAAAAAATCGAAGTTCTGGATtcactgcagagcaaagcaaaattgCTCAG GAATAAAGCAGGATGGCTTGACAGTGAGCTCAACATGTTCACACATCAGtacctgcagcaaagcagatag
- the PLOD1 gene encoding procollagen-lysine,2-oxoglutarate 5-dioxygenase 1 isoform X2 — translation MTTTLPESLLILTVATKQTEGFQRFRRSAQFFNYKVQVLGLDEEWQGGDDENPAGGGQKVRLLKSALKQYADKEDLIILFIDSYDVLFASGPAELLKKFKQAKSKVVFSAENYIYPDRKLEAKYPQVRDGKRFLGSGGFIGYAPNLKKLVEEWKGHDDDSDQLFYTNVFLDPEKRESINISLDQRSRIFQNLNGALDEVVLKFENSRVRARNLLYDTLPVVIHGNGPTKLQLNYLGNYIPQIWTFETGCTVCDEGLRSLTGFKDEALPMILIGIFIEQPTPFLSQFFLRLRNLHYPKQRIQLFIHNHEQHHLKQVDSFVKKHGKEYLAVKVIGPDDEVENAEARNLGMDLCRKDPDCDYYFSLDAEIVLKNTETLRILIEQNKLVIAPLVSRHEKLWSNFWGALSPDGYYARSEDYVDVVQRRRVGLWNVPYISSVYLVKAKALRLELDQGDLFHNGKLDADMAFCHNVRNQGVFMYLTNRHEFGHILSLENYQTTHLHNDLWQIFSNPEDWREKYIHENYTAALKGKLVEMPCPDVYWFPIFTDTACDELVEEMEHYGQWSTGDNTDSRIQGGYENVPTIDIHMNQIGFEREWYKFLLDYIAPITEKLYPGYYTKTQFELAFVVRYKPDEQPSLMPHHDASTFTINIALNRVGIDYEGGGCRFLRYNCSIRAPRKGWTLMHPGRLTHYHEGLPTTKGTRYIAVSFLDP, via the exons AAAGCCTGCTGATTCTTACTGTTGCCACCAAGCAGACTGAGGGATTCCAGCGCTTTAGAAGATCAGCCCAATTCTTCAACTACAAAGTCCAG gtgctggggctggatgAGGAATGGCAGGGTGGAGATGACGAGAACCCAGCAGGAGGTGGGCAGAAGGTCCGTCTCTTGAAATCAGCTTTGAAGCAGTATGCGGATAAGGAAGACTTGATCATCCTTTTCATAGACAG CTATGATGTACTCTTTGCTTCGGGCCCTGCAGAACTGCTCAAGAAGTTCAAACAAGCCAAGAGCAAGGTGGTCTTCTCAGCAGAGAACTACATCTATCCTGACAGAAAGTTGGAAGCCAAGTACCCTCAGGTGCGAGACGGAAAGCGCTTCCTGGGCTCTGGAG GCTTCATAGGTTATGCTCCAAACTTGAAGAAGCTTGTGGAGGAGTGGAAAGGACATGATGATGACAGTGACCAGCTCTTCTACACAAATGTCTTCTTGGATCCAGAAAAAAGA gaaagcatCAACATCAGTCTAGACCAAAGAAGCCGGATCTTCCAAAACCTAAATGGAGCATTAG ATGAGGTAGTTCTGAAGTTTGAAAACTCACGAGTGAGAGCAAGAAACTTGTTGTATGACACTCTGCCTGTGGTGATTCATGGAAATGGACCCACCAAG ctgcagctgaactACCTGGGAAACTACATTCCTCAAATATGGACGTTTGAGACTGGCTGCACTGTGTGTGATGAAGGTCTGCGAAGCCTCACAGGGTTTAAG GATGAAGCATTGCCAATGATTCTGATTGGTATTTTCATCGAGCAGCCCACACCATTCCTCTCCCAGTTTTTCTTGCGGCTTCGTAACCTTCATTACCCAAAGCAACGAATCCAGCTCTTCATTCACAACCAT GAGCAACATCACTTAAAGCAGGTGGATTCCTTTGTTAAAAAGCATGGCAAAGAATATCTCGCTGTCAAAGTGATTGGACCAGATGATGAGGTGGAGAATGCTGAAGCACGTAACTTGGGCAT GGATTTGTGCAGAAAGGATCCTGACTGTGACTATTACTTTAGCCTGGATGCTGAGATAGTTCTGAAGAACACAGAGACTCTAAGGATCCTGATCGAACAGAACAA GCTGGTGATTGCCCCACTGGTAAGCCGTCATGAGAAGTTGTGGTCAAATTTCTGGGGAGCACTGAGCCCTGATGGATACTATGCCCGCTCAGAAGATTATGTGGATGTTGTTCAAAGGCGGAGGGT TGGGCTTTGGAATGTTCCCTACATCAGCAGCGTTTACTTGGTTAAAGCCAAGGCTCTGCGATTGGAGCTTGACCAAGGAGATCTCTTTCACAATGGCAAGCTGGATGCTGACATGGCTTTCTGCCACAACGTCCGGAATCAG gGAGTCTTTATGTACCTGACAAATCGGCATGAGTTTGGACACATACTGTCCCTGGAGAATTACCAGACAACTCACCTCCACAATGACCTCTGGCAAATATTCAGCAATCCTGAG GACTGGAGAGAAAAGTACATCCATGAAAACtacacagcagctctgaaagggAAATTAGTAGAAATG CCCTGCCCAGATGTTTACTGGTTCCCCATATTCACTGACACTGCCTGTGATGAGCTGGTGGAAGAAATGGAGCATTATGGCCAGTGGTCCACCGGTGACAACACG GACAGCAGAATACAAGGAGGATATGAGAATGTCCCAACTATTGACATACACATGAACCAAATTGGCTTTGAAAGAGAATGGTATAAGTTTCTTTTGGACTATATTGCACCCATCACAGAGAAACTGTATCCAGGTTACTATACCAAG ACTCAGTTTGAGCTAGCCTTTGTAGTTCGCTACAAACCTGATGAGCAGCCCTCTCTAATGCCCCATCACGATGCTTCCACCTTTACCATTAACATTGCTTTGAACCGAGTTGGAATAGACTATGAG GGAGGAGGCTGCCGGTTCCTGCGCTACAATTGCTCCATTCGAGCTCCACGGAAAGGCTGGACCCTTATGCATCCAGGACGCCTGACCCACTATCATGAAGGTCTTCCAACCACCAAAGGAACCCGTTATATCGCAGTGTCCTTTCTTGACCCCTAG
- the PLOD1 gene encoding procollagen-lysine,2-oxoglutarate 5-dioxygenase 1 isoform X1: MVPPAALLPWALLALLAAPGGGASGQEESLLILTVATKQTEGFQRFRRSAQFFNYKVQVLGLDEEWQGGDDENPAGGGQKVRLLKSALKQYADKEDLIILFIDSYDVLFASGPAELLKKFKQAKSKVVFSAENYIYPDRKLEAKYPQVRDGKRFLGSGGFIGYAPNLKKLVEEWKGHDDDSDQLFYTNVFLDPEKRESINISLDQRSRIFQNLNGALDEVVLKFENSRVRARNLLYDTLPVVIHGNGPTKLQLNYLGNYIPQIWTFETGCTVCDEGLRSLTGFKDEALPMILIGIFIEQPTPFLSQFFLRLRNLHYPKQRIQLFIHNHEQHHLKQVDSFVKKHGKEYLAVKVIGPDDEVENAEARNLGMDLCRKDPDCDYYFSLDAEIVLKNTETLRILIEQNKLVIAPLVSRHEKLWSNFWGALSPDGYYARSEDYVDVVQRRRVGLWNVPYISSVYLVKAKALRLELDQGDLFHNGKLDADMAFCHNVRNQGVFMYLTNRHEFGHILSLENYQTTHLHNDLWQIFSNPEDWREKYIHENYTAALKGKLVEMPCPDVYWFPIFTDTACDELVEEMEHYGQWSTGDNTDSRIQGGYENVPTIDIHMNQIGFEREWYKFLLDYIAPITEKLYPGYYTKTQFELAFVVRYKPDEQPSLMPHHDASTFTINIALNRVGIDYEGGGCRFLRYNCSIRAPRKGWTLMHPGRLTHYHEGLPTTKGTRYIAVSFLDP; this comes from the exons AAAGCCTGCTGATTCTTACTGTTGCCACCAAGCAGACTGAGGGATTCCAGCGCTTTAGAAGATCAGCCCAATTCTTCAACTACAAAGTCCAG gtgctggggctggatgAGGAATGGCAGGGTGGAGATGACGAGAACCCAGCAGGAGGTGGGCAGAAGGTCCGTCTCTTGAAATCAGCTTTGAAGCAGTATGCGGATAAGGAAGACTTGATCATCCTTTTCATAGACAG CTATGATGTACTCTTTGCTTCGGGCCCTGCAGAACTGCTCAAGAAGTTCAAACAAGCCAAGAGCAAGGTGGTCTTCTCAGCAGAGAACTACATCTATCCTGACAGAAAGTTGGAAGCCAAGTACCCTCAGGTGCGAGACGGAAAGCGCTTCCTGGGCTCTGGAG GCTTCATAGGTTATGCTCCAAACTTGAAGAAGCTTGTGGAGGAGTGGAAAGGACATGATGATGACAGTGACCAGCTCTTCTACACAAATGTCTTCTTGGATCCAGAAAAAAGA gaaagcatCAACATCAGTCTAGACCAAAGAAGCCGGATCTTCCAAAACCTAAATGGAGCATTAG ATGAGGTAGTTCTGAAGTTTGAAAACTCACGAGTGAGAGCAAGAAACTTGTTGTATGACACTCTGCCTGTGGTGATTCATGGAAATGGACCCACCAAG ctgcagctgaactACCTGGGAAACTACATTCCTCAAATATGGACGTTTGAGACTGGCTGCACTGTGTGTGATGAAGGTCTGCGAAGCCTCACAGGGTTTAAG GATGAAGCATTGCCAATGATTCTGATTGGTATTTTCATCGAGCAGCCCACACCATTCCTCTCCCAGTTTTTCTTGCGGCTTCGTAACCTTCATTACCCAAAGCAACGAATCCAGCTCTTCATTCACAACCAT GAGCAACATCACTTAAAGCAGGTGGATTCCTTTGTTAAAAAGCATGGCAAAGAATATCTCGCTGTCAAAGTGATTGGACCAGATGATGAGGTGGAGAATGCTGAAGCACGTAACTTGGGCAT GGATTTGTGCAGAAAGGATCCTGACTGTGACTATTACTTTAGCCTGGATGCTGAGATAGTTCTGAAGAACACAGAGACTCTAAGGATCCTGATCGAACAGAACAA GCTGGTGATTGCCCCACTGGTAAGCCGTCATGAGAAGTTGTGGTCAAATTTCTGGGGAGCACTGAGCCCTGATGGATACTATGCCCGCTCAGAAGATTATGTGGATGTTGTTCAAAGGCGGAGGGT TGGGCTTTGGAATGTTCCCTACATCAGCAGCGTTTACTTGGTTAAAGCCAAGGCTCTGCGATTGGAGCTTGACCAAGGAGATCTCTTTCACAATGGCAAGCTGGATGCTGACATGGCTTTCTGCCACAACGTCCGGAATCAG gGAGTCTTTATGTACCTGACAAATCGGCATGAGTTTGGACACATACTGTCCCTGGAGAATTACCAGACAACTCACCTCCACAATGACCTCTGGCAAATATTCAGCAATCCTGAG GACTGGAGAGAAAAGTACATCCATGAAAACtacacagcagctctgaaagggAAATTAGTAGAAATG CCCTGCCCAGATGTTTACTGGTTCCCCATATTCACTGACACTGCCTGTGATGAGCTGGTGGAAGAAATGGAGCATTATGGCCAGTGGTCCACCGGTGACAACACG GACAGCAGAATACAAGGAGGATATGAGAATGTCCCAACTATTGACATACACATGAACCAAATTGGCTTTGAAAGAGAATGGTATAAGTTTCTTTTGGACTATATTGCACCCATCACAGAGAAACTGTATCCAGGTTACTATACCAAG ACTCAGTTTGAGCTAGCCTTTGTAGTTCGCTACAAACCTGATGAGCAGCCCTCTCTAATGCCCCATCACGATGCTTCCACCTTTACCATTAACATTGCTTTGAACCGAGTTGGAATAGACTATGAG GGAGGAGGCTGCCGGTTCCTGCGCTACAATTGCTCCATTCGAGCTCCACGGAAAGGCTGGACCCTTATGCATCCAGGACGCCTGACCCACTATCATGAAGGTCTTCCAACCACCAAAGGAACCCGTTATATCGCAGTGTCCTTTCTTGACCCCTAG